The genomic interval GGTCGCCCTGATCGCCCTGTGGGTGCTGATCTACAATCGTCCCCTGATCGGTCTGGCGCTGATCGTCTTTTGGATGCCCTTCTTCCTCGCTCCCATTGATCTGCACGTCTACGCCCTGCCGATGGTGGAATTGGCGACGTTGATCACCGCCAGTGTCGTCGCCGTGCGTGCATTTTTCGGATGGATGCTGCGCAGCGCCGCCGACCCGTTCCGCCGTTACGCCCCGCCCGCCCACCAGCGAACCCCGCTGCGGTGGGCATTCATGGATACGGCGCTGATCGCCTTCGTCATATTGGGGGCGCTTTCCCTAACATGGAGTGCCCAGATCAACCCCGCCAGCCGCGAACTGCGGATCATGATCCTCCAGCCCATTCTCTTTTATGCGCTGCTGCGCCTTTACCGCCCCACTGTTGAGGACGCTGTACGGCTGGTCGATGTGCTGATTCTTGCAGGGGGGGCGGTGGCGCTTTATGGGATGATCGGCTACCTGACAGGCGGGTGGGGTATCACCCTTGCCGAAGGTGGATCGCGTCGCTTGATGAGCGTATACACCTCTCCCAATAATCTGGCGCTCTTTTTGGGGCGTGTGCTGCCTTTCGCCGTCGCCTTTGTGCTGATTGCGCCCGGACGTCCGCGTAAGATTGCCGCCGCTATGCTCTCGGCGTTGATCGGAGCGGCGCTGCTGCTGACGCAGAGCGTTGGGGCGCTGCTGATCGGCGTTCCGGCGGCGCTGATCGTCGTTCTGCTGCTGTGGGATCGGCGGCGGGGTCTGTTGGCGGCGGGGGCGATCCTGATCGCGGTGGGGGGAATCATTGCTCTCGCCCGTTTTGTGCCGCGTCTGCAAGGGGCGTTTGATGTCTCTCGTTCGTCGTCGTTCATCCGTGTGCAGCTTTGGACAAGCACCCTGAACCTGCTGAGCGAACGCCCGCTGACAGGGGCGGGGCTGGATCAGTTTCTCTACCTTTACCGCAGTCGCTACATTCTGCCGGAGGCGTGGCAAGAACCCGACCTTTCCCACCCACACAATATCCTCTTGGATTTTTGGGTGCGCTTGGGAATTGGCGGGGTGGCCCTGCTGATCGCGCTGCAAGCTGCCTTTTGGCAGGCGGCATGGCGGGCATATCGGGCGGCGCGGGCAAAGGCGCATTTGCCACAGGGCGATCCCCGTCTTTTAGCGGTGATCGTGGGGGGAATGGGCGTTATGACCGATGTTCTCGCACATGGACTGGTCGATCACAGCTATTTTGTCACCGATCTCGCCTATGTCTTTTGTTTCTTGCTGGCATTGGTGACGATTTTCGGCGGGGCGGGATATACTTCCGAGATGGCCGCAAAACGCGAAGATCAGCATGAATGGGAAGGGGCAGCATCGTCATGAGCGTAACCCATCGTTGGATTGCCATCCTTGTTGGCTTAACCCTCCTTCTATCGGGGTGCGGCAGCGCCCGAACCGCCCCCACCCAACCGCCACCAACGCTGACTCTGACACCCTTTTCGACCCCACTGCCCACCGTTGCCACCAGCGAACCGTTTGGGACGGAGCGCCGCCCCTACCGCATCGTGATTGTCCCTCCCGAAAACAGTGATTCAACGACGACGCGCTTTCGCACCTATCTGAACACGCAAACGGGGCGCGTGTTCGAGGTTGTCGTCCTCAGTCCGGCGGAAGCTCTGGCGGCGCTGTGCAGTGGGACGCCCGTGATTGGGATCGTTGACGGTTGGACGATGGTCAGCGCGGCGGCGCAGGGCTGTGCCAGCCCGACGCTTGCCATAGAACGCGGCAGCGGCGCACGACGCGGGCGGGGCTATCGAGCAGATATTATCGCCAGCAGCGAACTGCGCATCGCCAATCTGACGGGGCTTGGTGGTCGTTCGTTCTGCCGCGTTGAGGCAGCGGAAATTGTCGGGTGGGTGCTGCCCGCCATGCTGATTCGTACCTTCCAGAT from Anaerolineales bacterium carries:
- a CDS encoding PhnD/SsuA/transferrin family substrate-binding protein, which translates into the protein MSVTHRWIAILVGLTLLLSGCGSARTAPTQPPPTLTLTPFSTPLPTVATSEPFGTERRPYRIVIVPPENSDSTTTRFRTYLNTQTGRVFEVVVLSPAEALAALCSGTPVIGIVDGWTMVSAAAQGCASPTLAIERGSGARRGRGYRADIIASSELRIANLTGLGGRSFCRVEAAEIVGWVLPAMLIRTFQIDPVTILKEVRPVANNDVLVKEVANAQCVGAIPAGTLAGFIVPGIQRITAAVSVIATTPELPYGGVVVTTATPKAIADQVTRLLKDLPTSLEGLIDAEAFVDTSASDIAAMVTLLREAGITTP